The sequence below is a genomic window from Candidatus Poseidoniia archaeon.
TTCTAATTCAATATGTGAGTATTCTTTTCCATATTCGAGTATCTTAACAATAAATACCAAGCAAGTAGCAACCATTAACGCAATACAAAGGTATGAGATATATACCCATTCTTTACCATTCATAATAAATGGCATTGTAGCAAACCCATTCCAAAGACTATGCATCACAACTCCAATTAGATAAGCAATCGGTAAAACTTTGTTTCGAGGTTCTTGCATTTGATTTGATAAGGCCACAGCATAACCTATTGCAGCAGGTCCTACTGCATGAAGTAGGGTTGATCCAATTCCTCTAAGAAATGCATTTATTGTCCATGC
It includes:
- a CDS encoding PrsW family glutamic-type intramembrane protease — protein: AWTINAFLRGIGSTLLHAVGPAAIGYAVALSNQMQEPRNKVLPIAYLIGVVMHSLWNGFATMPFIMNGKEWVYISYLCIALMVATCLVFIVKILEYGKEYSHIELEATSFKDLEEEATNSGH